The sequence AGTAACCATCAGACATGTCGGATCTTCTGGGAAAATCCCAAGTTTCTTCCAGCATATCCTCATTATCACTGAACCTGGGAATGCACACTGGATCTATCAAGAGATGGACAAGGGAATTAGGAAATCgatcccataaaataaaaccgGTAACTTATAACTCACCATGTCCGTGGTGGTGGAGGGTAAACATCTGGAACCAAAAGCATTGGGTAGAACAAACCCATAGGAGGAACCTGTTTCCACATTAAGGAATTTgatagataaaaagaaaaaactcaaTATGCTCAAAGGCATAAACAAAATTTCCAATTAAAGCAAGATTTTCTTTACATTTAATGTCATTGCAACAGCAAGTTTGAGTCACGTACATTAAGTGCAGTCAGTCTTGTCTTGTGAGATCCAGGTGGCACACTGTCTTCATATGAATGAACTACAGCAACAGCTTCAACTTCTCCTTCCTGAATATAGagtagaaaattaaaacacatcTTTCACTGAACTATTAGAGAAACTCCAATGCTTCAAACCCCGAACTCATAGTTAGAGAAGGCCTCAACTATTTCTGTGGAGGGCATCCATGTTCAACCTCTTTCAGGTTATTTAAGTTCCCAGATGCAGCCTCAATGACAGAGGATAGTCGTCTATCCATGTCTATTAATGTCAAACAAACACCTTTAGATCAACGACTTAACAGTTTAAATATGTGcctacaaatttatatttcttagaTATCAACTAGATAcctttctttcaaaaaattataggatcTTAGAAATTGATATAGAGAAGATAATTCAATCCATTAAAACTTCTCAAAATCAAAACTGTTCAATGACATATGTTGAAGCAAAAGGATCATTCACACCATCAAATTCAGCAAAAGATATCTGTAGAAATTAAGAGTGCCTTTCCAAAAGTTTACGGAAACcagaaaatacaaatccatGTAGCATAACAAAATGTGTTTGAAATATGTGcttatcaatatcatataaatgATATTTGCAAGTAGAAGTGTGGTTGACTCACTCTGATCTGGCAATGAGATTCTTTAAGTCTATTCAGCATCAACAAGTCTATGGGCTTTGTCAGAGCATCCGTACGAATTGGTGGCCATGTCTGGTGATGCCGCTGAGTCCAGAGGAGACATCTTGATATATCCTGAAATAGCAcaattatttgtttcttatgGATAGAGCATTGCACTATGATATGATTTACTCGAAACCATGAAGCTAAGCAAGGAGTAAACCCAAGAGCTCAGATCAAATTAGTAGGCTACAGGTATATCTCATGTAATTGTTCATCTGAACATCGAATTACCAAGAACTTTTGAGATTGACCAACAGAGACCAAGGAAAAGATTGTGGAAAAAAGGAACCAAGTAAGCTACATCCTCATGAAAGTAAGTTTTTCCTCTATTTGGAGAGAAAAATCATGCACatcaataaaacaacaaaatcacTTATGGATCACGCACAGAAATATGTTCAAGCTTTTTGTATTTACAGTACTCTAGTGGAATAAACTAATCAAGTTGAAATTCGGGAGCCTTATCCTCACCTCTCCACCATATCGTAGAGTAATCTGAGTAGTAGGGAGAGCCACTCCATCCTAAACATCGACAGAAGATAATCAGGACCAAGTATGGAGTATCTGTTGTATCAGGTAATTTTGTCCAAGACAAGCATGCGTGATTGTCTTTGCATTTGGCATGTGCCAGAAGCAAACCTGTATATCAGAAACTATACACAAACCTTACAGGCAAAGAGGAAAAGAGAAGCACAAAGCTTATTCTCTGTCCTCGAAGCGTTATCAAAAGTAATGGAGGTGACAAAAGACTAACAGCATAATCCAACAGGAAGAATAATAACATGATGAAGGAGAAAAAGGAGGGACCAACTTGAAGTTACAACGATTGCCCCAAAAAACGAGAAGGGAAAAGACATGCACTTTTACACTGCTGGTCATGAAAAGGTAACTCTCTGCCCAATCCTTTATGAGGTGAAGGTGGAAATAAATCAACAATCCTTGCATAGTGATGATAGTCTGAGTTCGACAATGATGATGGCGATATGATATAGTGATGACAGCCGAGTTTGAACTTTGATGATGGCGATGACAGAAAATATGGTGACTAAGATGTCGAGCAAATTCAATAACTTGATTTTCTCGATTGATTTTTTAGGAGCATGGAACTGCGAATATAACATATacggtaaattacattgaaacCCCCTCAGGataggtataattacacaaacatccCTGGCTCGTTGTAAGATTACAAGTACATCCCCTAAGGGGGTGATTGTGTAAACTTTCGCCTTTGAATAGGGgggtgtacttgtaattttgtaaatggCATGaggtgtttttgtaattacatcTAACCTTAAAACATGTTaacgtaatttacccttatatatataaaacatataaatgaatacatatactgatacatatatacaaacacAGTAATGCAATTAGCCTCAAGTACTCTAGCATCTATATGAGGATCAAAGTTCTCAGAATAGATAGAGAAGAACTGCACAACTGATGTAATAAGAAGATACCTCGATGCAGATAACTGATGTCACTTGAGCACCGATATTCACAACACATGCCGTCGATAAGCCATTGCCAAAAACAGCAGCAAGCCCTTCCTGCATTATATGTCAAAGAAATAGCTAGATGAATGTAAGGTAGAATATTAACTAAGGAaggaaagggaagaaaaagCAAAGTAACTCAGCAGAATGACCATAAAGAGCTTGTGTGATATGTACTATGCATGAAAAAGATATGAAGAATCCAAGTCAAGAGTCAATCCTGAACATTTTCAAGTGTCCCTGACAAGATCTAGCAGCTTATTGCTGAAATCAGTTAAGTGCagcaaaattgtaaaatattatagaggAGTGATGGAAGATTTGATGGAACGTATTACCTGATGGACTACTGCTGTGCTGAAACACAAGTCTCGAAGTACAATTGATAGGAGTTCCTTTATTTCTGCGAAGAAAAGAACAATATGCAGAAAACATGTCAAGTTCACATTAAAACTGGATAAGAGGTTAGAGATCAGCAACTACATGAAAAATGGACTacaatattgaatattaatagcAAGGTCAACCATAGTACCCCCTGCTTTTACTTCAACGTCTTTATTCAGATTTGATATACAAAATGTTGTTTCTACACCGTCAGTATATCCATAATcatttgaaaatgtaaaaagataaTGATATGATGATTATAACATGACTATGGAGTtacttattgaaaattgatacaTAGTTAATTCTTTCCAGACACCCTTTCACCCCATAGCTATATTCCATTCCTTGAAAAATGGATCTTCTTCTTATAACTTATCTCCCCACCATAAGATAAATGAAGGAAGATCTTAAGAAACACCTTGCAGTAAAATCAGCCTGGTATTTATGATGTAAATCATAATAGACAGAAGTTGCCCACTTCTTAGCCTAATCAAGAGTGTGCCAACTTGGGCCAAAATAAGCCATAACTAAAGAGGAGGGTGAATTATGTCTGTGTATCCACATAAGCATGTGAGGACGTCCCATGCTAACCAATCCACCTAAGGCCTCGCATCATATGATTTGCAAAATTTAGgacaaataaaacaacaaacatagaGTGATTTGGCCAATGGTGATCAACTTGAGTAAACATGAGAgcaatatattacaattacCGCGGTTATCAAAAGTCTCCGGAACAACAAGAATGGCAGAATACATATGCCTTTCACTATGAGGGATGTGTAGTTTTTCAACCAAAATCCAATCCCAGATAGCATGCATGTCTTCAATTACCtgaaaagcaaataaattgCATTGGGGATGCTCAGAGCTTAATACCAAATTATAAAGCAACTATCATAAATTGTTGTAATGATTTAAAACAGTTACAGCTAATCTTTAGCAGGGATTTGGCAACTCATTTCAAGAACAAATGCATGAATGAGTTGAAATTGTTCAAAATTGCAGGATAAATGTAAGTGAGCCTGGTGATCTGGAAGCCTTCCAGGAAAGTAGACAAGCTAATCATTCCTCAATAAATCAATCACTTGGAGAAATGACATTTTTAATAAGAAGTTCAGACGCACAGAGTAGCAAAAGGATCTTAGTATCATCCAAAAGCAGGGGAGGGAATTGGTAAACAGCACCTGCTGCATAGGATAATGCAGAGAAATGTTGAGGTGCCCTCTGCGAATAGGCCGACGCAAGCAATATGGTTGAATCGGTGATATTCTGagagcttcctcaccacaaaTATACTCCTTGTATTTAGGTCCAGTTGAATCGGGATCCTCTTCCTCATTGACATTACCTTCCTTCTGGACTAAAGACTCTCCAGAGCTCAGTGAACTTCCTGTAACAACACTGTTATTgacaccacaaaaaataacaaacaaaTTTACAAATCAAAGAAGTTGATATCTGGGATAAGTATCAAATTGCACCCCTTATTATTCCTGAGCAATGCCAAAGGCGATCAAAGTGTTCCCAAACAAGCAGATCATATTTAGTGCACAACTTCCTCAGAGAAACAAACATATTAATTGGAGTTCTAGTGTCACAACTATTTCTGAGCAAAAACAGTAAGAAAGAATTATCGAACAACAAAAATGTACTGGCTTAACTATTGCATCCTAGGACAAgtattaagtttattttagcAAAGAAGATAAGTAGAACAAAGAATTAGATAACAGTTTTCTAAAACATTGGACgaattatgtttctttttaagcaatgaagattacagaaaaaagaatgacACTGTCATGTCAaatgtgaaaataataatggaaACTGAGAAAAATTTTACCCTCAGAGAGCAACAACTGATTATTGCTTTAATTTCCTTGAGATGTGTAGAAACAAATtgaaacatatttaaaatcttcaataaAACCTAGGAAGATGaagtaaataaccaaaaaCAACTAGTGAAAGTACCCTATGCTCATACTAACACTACGCGTGCCGCTATACTGAAGAACTTCACAGCCTATATAATCAGATATATTTGTTACTAGTATTTGCCATGACTAGAAGTTTTAACTACTAGGAGTCATATATCTTGTTATGCAAGTGAAACAACCTTAAAATCCTACAAACCTTCAGCTGAGGATGAGGATGTGCGTTTCTCAAACACATCAGTCCATGGAATAACTgtctcttttttgttattactTTGAGGAGGCAATGAATCCACACGGCCCATCTACAAAAAGGGACCCCAATGATTACCAGGAACAACTATTTGAAGAATctcaaaatatatgttaaactAAAGACAATATCCCAGTGCATTACAGTCATCTCCACTCATAATCCAAAACATTACCTTTTGTGGGTATTGACTGTTAGTCACCTCCTCATCTAAAAACCGAATTTTCAACAGCGATGCAATCTGATGATTGAACacataaacaaaacaaacactTAATGGTTACATGAACAATTTGAAAGCACCATAGACATACAGTCAATTCACTCTATGAATTCATGTAATCAAGTTTTTTAACTAACAATGTCATAAGCCCTTTCTCGCTCCATGTGCTGCGCTGTGGTAACCTGAGAATTAAGCAACTGCAcaaacaaattttagaaaaacttaaaaaataatgagttatacataaagaaaagcaaaagttTACAAGTGAAAGTTGTGGGAAATCTGGAAAACGCAGTCACCTGGTCCTGAACATTCTTTTTGGGGACTTGAGATGTGCGTCTAGCAATGCAATGTGGGACACTAATCGGAGCATCCTGCTGTGCTAGTCCTATTCTCACATTCGCTGAACCTACAATAAcccacaaaaacaaaaccaaatacGGAAATTTAAAACAACTCCATAACTTTATTAGACtcgaaatttcaaaattaagaacATGTAAATTATTTGAAGGTGTATTCCAGAAACCTGGGTTGATGACGACAAGGTTGGAGCCGCGTTCGGCTAGGAGTTGAGAGGGGACGACTGTTTTAAGGTAATCCTGAGTGCATCCAAGCATAACCCAGAAAACGAATCGTTAGATGATTTCTTTAGAGAATTTCTAGTGTGTGGAGTGAGTGTGATTTTTGCTCACCATGGCAGAGAGAGTTTGGAAGCATAGAGCAGCTGTGTTTACAGTGCAGCACCCGGCAGTTTTGTTgcttctaatatttttatttttatttatttatttatttattttgcttcTAATATTTGACTCGTGCTCGTTGATCTATATCTCGTGTTCGTCCCTGCAGCgactttatttcattttgttttattttttgtgtttattaGAACGACGAAACGTCACTTGAATTTTAGAGAAATGAAACAGTACTTGGATGAAATTACACAGATGTTCGTGACGGCAAACTccaatatatttagaaaaaaaaatccataaacAGATTATAGTAtctaattttagttatttcttatatttaaagaatttataacaagaaattgtattttcatttttttcatttttagcgGATCGCAGCAATATGCGTACAAGATACtttcacttttaaattttgaatgactTTCATGTGAAACgaaaatataatcttttaaattttgaatgactTTCATGTGAaacgaaaatat comes from Sesamum indicum cultivar Zhongzhi No. 13 linkage group LG10, S_indicum_v1.0, whole genome shotgun sequence and encodes:
- the LOC105171686 gene encoding actin-related protein 9, which gives rise to MDYLKTVVPSQLLAERGSNLVVINPGSANVRIGLAQQDAPISVPHCIARRTSQVPKKNVQDQLLNSQVTTAQHMERERAYDIIASLLKIRFLDEEVTNSQYPQKMGRVDSLPPQSNNKKETVIPWTDVFEKRTSSSSAEGSSLSSGESLVQKEGNVNEEEDPDSTGPKYKEYICGEEALRISPIQPYCLRRPIRRGHLNISLHYPMQQVIEDMHAIWDWILVEKLHIPHSERHMYSAILVVPETFDNREIKELLSIVLRDLCFSTAVVHQEGLAAVFGNGLSTACVVNIGAQVTSVICIEDGVALPTTQITLRYGGEDISRCLLWTQRHHQTWPPIRTDALTKPIDLLMLNRLKESHCQIREGEVEAVAVVHSYEDSVPPGSHKTRLTALNVPPMGLFYPMLLVPDVYPPPPRTWFSDNEDMLEETWDFPRRSDMSDGYYPGTSGFFPMWENYPIFQAKPKKQDSIGLADAITKSILSTGRIDLQRKLFCSMQLIGGVALTEGLISAVEERVLHAIPSHEAIDTVEVLQSRTNPASVSWKGGAILGILDFTRDAWIHREDWIRNGIHIGSGRKYKDSYFLQAQTMCYLNN